Proteins encoded within one genomic window of Verrucomicrobiota bacterium:
- the gnd gene encoding decarboxylating 6-phosphogluconate dehydrogenase, whose amino-acid sequence MRIGMIGLGRMGANMVQRLIKAGHELVVWDMNTAAVNDLAAKGAIAAKDPADLVSKLPSPKAVWMMIPAAYVDDTIAKLAPLLAKGDILIDGGNSYYKDDIRRSKELAINGIHYVDVGTSGGVWGLERGYCEMIGGSNEAVSYLDPILKALAPGKGTTPVTPGRKANKGTAEEGYLHCGASGAGHFVKMVHNGIEYGLMAAYAEGLNILKNANAGKVTREKDAETTPLREPEAYQYDLDLPEIAEVWRRGSVVSSWLLDLTADALAKDPGLDSFSGRVSDSGEGRWTVDAAIDEGVPAYVLTAALFERFSSRDLAVFADKVCSAMRYEFGGHHEKPSE is encoded by the coding sequence ATGCGTATCGGAATGATCGGACTCGGACGGATGGGGGCAAATATGGTGCAACGTTTAATCAAAGCGGGGCATGAGCTCGTGGTATGGGACATGAATACCGCGGCGGTAAATGATTTGGCGGCCAAAGGCGCGATTGCGGCAAAAGACCCGGCTGATTTGGTCTCAAAGCTTCCTTCCCCCAAAGCGGTGTGGATGATGATCCCGGCGGCTTATGTGGATGACACGATCGCTAAACTCGCACCCCTCTTGGCGAAGGGCGATATTTTGATCGATGGCGGGAATTCTTATTACAAGGACGATATCCGCCGTTCCAAAGAGCTGGCGATAAATGGCATTCATTATGTGGATGTAGGAACCTCCGGTGGTGTGTGGGGGCTCGAACGCGGGTATTGTGAAATGATCGGGGGCAGTAATGAAGCGGTTAGTTATCTGGACCCGATCTTGAAGGCATTAGCTCCTGGTAAAGGGACGACTCCGGTGACCCCCGGGCGCAAGGCAAATAAAGGGACGGCAGAAGAAGGTTATCTCCATTGTGGGGCATCAGGGGCCGGGCACTTTGTGAAAATGGTGCATAATGGGATCGAATACGGCTTGATGGCTGCTTATGCCGAGGGCTTGAATATTTTGAAGAATGCTAATGCCGGAAAAGTAACCCGTGAAAAAGACGCGGAGACTACCCCGCTGCGTGAACCGGAAGCTTACCAATACGATCTGGACTTACCCGAAATTGCTGAGGTGTGGCGCCGCGGGAGTGTCGTGTCGAGCTGGTTATTAGACCTCACGGCAGATGCTTTGGCCAAAGATCCGGGATTGGATTCTTTCAGCGGACGAGTGAGTGACTCTGGTGAAGGCCGCTGGACTGTGGATGCCGCCATCGATGAGGGTGTGCCTGCTTATGTCCTGACAGCCGCGCTCTTTGAGCGTTTTTCGAGCCGGGACCTAGCGGTTTTTGCCGACAAGGTTTGTTCCGCTATGCGTTATGAATTTGGCGGGCACCACGAGAAACCTTCGGAGTAA